From Halomicrobium salinisoli, the proteins below share one genomic window:
- a CDS encoding DUF5807 family protein has protein sequence MSKREEFLAGERVEDVAFFLHEDAVGNLSALDDYAEQVADGVVLVVDGDSGRSAFQSATGIDPMGLAREAMQTDGEINRDLTGGVCPAAEDGVGDHAAKFVFAFAEEQNEEVGGVYAEGDVIHAYGVCTCGERYSEKWVVGDE, from the coding sequence ATGAGCAAGCGCGAGGAGTTCCTGGCCGGCGAGCGCGTCGAGGACGTGGCCTTCTTCCTCCACGAGGACGCCGTCGGCAACCTCTCGGCGCTGGACGACTACGCCGAGCAGGTCGCGGACGGCGTCGTCCTCGTCGTCGACGGCGACTCCGGCCGCAGCGCGTTCCAGTCCGCGACCGGCATCGACCCGATGGGGCTCGCCCGCGAGGCGATGCAGACCGACGGCGAGATCAACCGGGACCTCACCGGCGGCGTCTGTCCGGCCGCCGAGGACGGCGTCGGCGACCACGCCGCGAAGTTCGTCTTCGCGTTCGCCGAGGAGCAAAACGAGGAGGTCGGCGGCGTCTACGCCGAGGGCGACGTGATCCACGCCTACGGCGTCTGCACCTGCGGCGAGCGCTACTCCGAGAAGTGGGTCGTCGGCGACGAGTAA
- a CDS encoding DHH family phosphoesterase: MDDWLIDDERLSLERKSILPGEGFFVPDSLEEDRQEQEVAEALDGAGTVVVADPDADGLACTALVREAYGEGALVPAGPHELEETLEWVAEYAETDATVVVCDLAPDSDEDVAALPDLVARVEDVRWYDHHQWEDDLAALVDEAGVERVVGDSDEVCTADVVHEQLDYDFPDRFRELAAVTRDHDLWIREDERSDDLADFSYWSEPEEYIEAVLEHGPDLSPEIHEYLAEKRVEKEALIEKAVERAELREVGPWTVGVTYGRCSQNEVAEELREQGADAAVIVKPAGSASIRGTETFERCHEVARQVSGGGHPRAAGCKPDVYDDMLDYAHHWSTRGAVAKQAIVDAFRRLEVEGDSEAQTDDGDE, translated from the coding sequence ATGGACGACTGGCTCATCGACGACGAGCGCCTCTCGCTGGAACGGAAGTCGATACTGCCCGGCGAGGGCTTCTTCGTCCCGGACTCGCTGGAGGAGGACCGACAGGAACAGGAGGTCGCCGAGGCGCTGGACGGCGCCGGCACCGTGGTGGTCGCCGACCCCGACGCCGACGGCCTGGCCTGCACCGCGCTGGTCCGGGAGGCCTACGGCGAGGGCGCGCTCGTCCCCGCCGGCCCCCACGAACTCGAGGAGACACTGGAGTGGGTCGCGGAGTACGCCGAGACGGACGCGACCGTCGTCGTCTGTGACCTCGCGCCCGACAGCGACGAGGACGTCGCGGCGCTGCCCGACCTGGTCGCCCGCGTCGAGGACGTCCGCTGGTACGACCACCACCAGTGGGAGGACGACCTCGCCGCGCTGGTCGACGAGGCCGGCGTCGAGCGCGTCGTCGGCGACAGCGACGAGGTCTGCACCGCCGACGTCGTCCACGAGCAACTCGACTACGACTTCCCCGACCGCTTCCGTGAACTCGCCGCGGTCACGCGCGACCACGACCTCTGGATCCGCGAAGACGAGCGCAGCGACGACCTGGCGGACTTCTCCTACTGGTCGGAGCCCGAGGAGTACATCGAGGCTGTCCTCGAGCACGGCCCGGACCTCTCGCCGGAGATCCACGAGTACCTCGCCGAGAAGCGCGTCGAGAAGGAGGCCCTCATCGAGAAGGCCGTCGAGCGCGCCGAGCTACGGGAGGTCGGTCCCTGGACGGTCGGAGTCACCTACGGCCGCTGCTCGCAGAACGAGGTCGCCGAGGAACTCCGCGAGCAGGGCGCCGACGCCGCCGTCATCGTCAAGCCCGCCGGCTCCGCGTCCATCCGCGGCACCGAGACCTTCGAGCGCTGCCACGAGGTCGCCCGGCAGGTCTCCGGCGGCGGTCACCCCCGCGCCGCCGGCTGCAAGCCCGACGTCTACGACGACATGCTCGACTACGCCCACCACTGGAGCACGCGGGGCGCGGTGGCCAAGCAGGCCATCGTCGACGCCTTCCGGCGGCTCGAAGTCGAGGGGGACAGCGAGGCTCAAACGGACGATGGAGACGAGTGA